A window of Fibrobacterota bacterium contains these coding sequences:
- a CDS encoding tetratricopeptide repeat protein: MINLKKMKAAIRCATLCLFATLAAVAPARAQAGAAPADTSQAPKDPLALGNKLYEKGDYLAAAEQYRLVALKGKISINRAFAWFNLGNCHVQTKAYNKAIVAYRRSLEEAPTFTRAWLTLGDVYAFMGAVGDAFPCYRRALEIDGPNMRAYQMLGELSLQAGDVPEALQNFDAALKIDPDQADIYLAMAEANARIRDYEAAEKVMEDALLIIPLPGADLYFYLGQLYELGGNDRKAVRAYEDGLVIDPKRSEYYMRIAALHEKKGDDFLALLALENAVKAGIKKPEIRLKRGTLFFAQGRYDRALEEFKAAYALGSLQGRSGVENVAAVYFNKGDHKKADEVLRGLGD; the protein is encoded by the coding sequence TTGATCAACCTTAAAAAGATGAAGGCCGCGATCCGTTGCGCCACCCTTTGCCTATTCGCGACCCTCGCCGCCGTCGCGCCCGCCCGCGCCCAAGCCGGCGCCGCTCCCGCCGATACTTCCCAGGCGCCCAAGGATCCGCTCGCCCTCGGCAATAAGCTGTACGAGAAGGGCGATTACCTGGCCGCCGCCGAACAATACCGGCTGGTCGCCCTCAAGGGCAAGATCTCCATCAACCGAGCCTTCGCATGGTTCAACCTCGGCAATTGCCACGTGCAGACCAAGGCCTATAACAAGGCCATCGTCGCTTATCGCCGCAGCCTGGAAGAGGCGCCCACCTTCACGCGAGCCTGGCTTACCTTGGGCGACGTATATGCCTTCATGGGCGCGGTGGGCGATGCCTTCCCCTGCTATCGGCGCGCCCTCGAGATCGACGGGCCGAATATGCGGGCCTATCAGATGCTGGGCGAACTCTCCCTGCAGGCCGGGGACGTCCCCGAGGCCCTGCAGAACTTCGATGCCGCCCTGAAGATCGATCCCGATCAGGCCGACATCTACCTGGCCATGGCCGAAGCCAACGCGCGCATCCGCGATTATGAAGCCGCCGAAAAGGTGATGGAAGACGCCCTGCTCATCATCCCCCTGCCCGGCGCCGATCTCTATTTCTACCTGGGCCAGCTTTACGAGCTGGGCGGCAACGATCGCAAGGCCGTGCGCGCTTATGAAGACGGCCTGGTCATCGATCCCAAACGGTCCGAATACTACATGCGCATCGCCGCCCTCCACGAAAAGAAGGGAGACGATTTCCTGGCCCTTTTGGCCTTGGAGAACGCGGTCAAGGCGGGCATCAAGAAGCCCGAGATACGCCTTAAGCGCGGGACCTTGTTCTTCGCCCAGGGCCGCTACGACCGGGCCTTGGAGGAGTTCAAGGCAGCCTACGCTCTCGGCAGCCTGCAGGGCCGAAGCGGAGTCGAGAACGTGGCCGCGGTCTACTTCAATAAAGGCGACCACAAGAA
- a CDS encoding (2Fe-2S)-binding protein has product MFMPDLICYCLRVEKPAIVAAIEAGCSTVDDLSARLRVCTGCGGCRPDLEDLLRFYGEDRFPGGAPAASALNTMPASKTTPAIDIRPPLK; this is encoded by the coding sequence ATGTTCATGCCGGATCTGATTTGCTATTGCCTGCGGGTCGAAAAGCCCGCCATCGTGGCCGCCATCGAAGCGGGATGTTCCACGGTGGACGATCTGAGCGCGCGCCTACGGGTATGCACCGGCTGCGGAGGCTGCCGCCCGGACTTGGAAGACCTGCTCCGTTTCTACGGGGAAGATCGCTTTCCGGGAGGAGCGCCAGCTGCGTCCGCCCTGAATACGATGCCTGCTTCGAAAACGACGCCCGCCATCGATATCCGGCCACCCCTGAAATAG
- a CDS encoding DUF3450 family protein, whose translation MKAATGLKLSLAALMIAAAPLRLRAQVSVNENADKIEALKDELEKARQLRDKVIAKRWEDKRGDMDAREKFNQSYDDLKNQLEVKNQEADRLHEEIQSLQKDAEEAEAQAENAKVQFLSLASQLSDRIGEMSNNVEKGFPAKVPERMQRFNQIRKAAESKREAPAEILSDLAGFYASEMALSREITLEKRDFTRADKSRGEGALLRIGLVASAYRDDKTGAAGLLLKDGGSGAINPYDWRENLPVEASSALAKNLEAMEKGATGAVAIPVDILPNQVQGKAYIQKEEKSFWKSLMHTVRTGGVFMWPLLIIPLFVLYMFFSKLFTVVRSRAGGVKAYGKAVDSLANSPEEALKLAREQPSSPILKVIGAVAANRNKDRELAEKDVKEVLLHEVPRLERHLTTLSVFAAAAPLLGLLGTVSGLIAMFQVITQHGVNDPKLLAGGIGEALIATETGLLIAIPTLLGHNFLANRVDRIVSDMEFYALKALNVVWPKG comes from the coding sequence ATGAAGGCCGCGACCGGTTTGAAATTGTCCCTGGCCGCGCTCATGATCGCAGCGGCGCCCTTGCGCCTTCGGGCGCAGGTGTCGGTGAACGAGAACGCCGACAAGATCGAAGCCTTGAAGGATGAGCTGGAGAAGGCGAGGCAATTGCGCGACAAGGTGATCGCCAAGCGCTGGGAGGACAAGCGCGGTGACATGGACGCGCGCGAAAAGTTCAACCAGTCCTACGACGATCTCAAGAACCAATTGGAGGTGAAGAACCAGGAGGCGGATCGCCTGCATGAGGAGATCCAAAGCCTGCAGAAGGATGCCGAGGAGGCGGAAGCCCAGGCCGAGAACGCGAAGGTGCAATTCCTTTCGTTGGCGTCGCAGCTTTCCGATCGCATCGGCGAGATGTCGAACAACGTGGAGAAGGGCTTCCCGGCCAAGGTCCCCGAACGCATGCAGCGCTTCAACCAGATCCGCAAGGCCGCCGAATCCAAGCGCGAAGCTCCCGCCGAGATCCTATCCGACCTGGCGGGCTTCTACGCTTCCGAAATGGCCCTCTCGCGGGAGATCACCCTGGAGAAGCGGGATTTCACCCGCGCGGACAAGAGCCGCGGGGAAGGCGCCTTGCTCCGCATCGGATTGGTGGCCTCGGCCTACCGGGACGATAAGACCGGAGCGGCGGGACTGCTCTTGAAGGACGGGGGCTCGGGGGCCATCAACCCTTACGATTGGCGCGAGAATCTTCCGGTCGAAGCCAGTTCGGCCTTGGCGAAGAATCTGGAAGCCATGGAAAAAGGCGCCACGGGCGCGGTCGCCATCCCCGTGGACATCCTGCCCAACCAGGTCCAGGGCAAAGCCTATATCCAGAAGGAAGAGAAGAGTTTTTGGAAAAGCCTGATGCATACCGTGAGGACGGGCGGCGTATTCATGTGGCCGTTGCTCATCATTCCTTTGTTCGTGCTGTACATGTTCTTCTCCAAGCTTTTCACCGTGGTCCGCAGCCGCGCAGGCGGCGTCAAGGCGTACGGGAAAGCGGTGGATAGCCTCGCGAACAGCCCCGAAGAGGCGTTGAAGCTGGCCCGCGAGCAGCCTTCCAGCCCCATCCTCAAGGTGATCGGTGCGGTGGCGGCGAATCGCAACAAGGATCGCGAATTGGCTGAGAAGGACGTGAAAGAGGTTCTTCTGCACGAGGTGCCGCGCCTGGAGCGGCATTTGACCACGCTCTCTGTGTTCGCGGCGGCGGCGCCATTGTTGGGCCTGCTGGGAACGGTGTCGGGCCTGATCGCCATGTTCCAGGTCATCACCCAGCACGGCGTGAACGATCCGAAGCTTTTGGCCGGCGGCATCGGCGAGGCGCTCATCGCCACGGAGACGGGCCTGCTGATCGCCATCCCCACCTTGCTGGGGCATAACTTCCTCGCCAACCGCGTGGACCGCATCGTGTCGGACATGGAGTTCTACGCGCTCAAGGCGTTGAACGTGGTATGGCCGAAGGGATGA
- a CDS encoding MotA/TolQ/ExbB proton channel family protein: protein MNDALRQTVFDVWRIIAQGGWIMGAIFLAGQVGWFLILERWWTFRKLDGKPLRFLGGAGKSQIGAAQAGTAEAARAKGLFGQVARSISDARPFGQEAMVLRAKEALHGTIPELSRHLGTLAVLAGAAPLLGLAGTVMGIMETFRVITLYGAGNPSMMAGGIAQALMVTEAGLVVAFPMLICHDHLQKRADAIEDECVAGATKLIRIWSAHGPDHGLSEGSIA, encoded by the coding sequence ATGAACGACGCGCTCCGGCAAACCGTATTCGACGTTTGGCGCATCATCGCCCAAGGCGGTTGGATCATGGGCGCCATCTTCCTGGCGGGGCAGGTCGGCTGGTTCCTGATCCTGGAGCGCTGGTGGACCTTCCGCAAGCTGGACGGCAAACCGCTTCGCTTTCTGGGAGGCGCCGGCAAGTCCCAGATCGGCGCGGCGCAAGCCGGAACCGCCGAGGCCGCGCGCGCCAAGGGTCTGTTCGGCCAGGTGGCCCGGTCCATTTCCGATGCGCGCCCTTTCGGGCAAGAAGCCATGGTCCTGCGGGCCAAGGAGGCCTTGCATGGCACGATACCGGAATTGTCCAGGCATCTGGGTACCTTGGCGGTCTTGGCCGGCGCGGCGCCCTTGCTGGGCTTGGCCGGCACGGTGATGGGCATCATGGAAACCTTCCGGGTCATCACCCTCTATGGGGCCGGGAATCCGTCCATGATGGCGGGCGGCATCGCCCAGGCGCTGATGGTGACGGAAGCCGGCCTGGTGGTGGCCTTCCCCATGCTCATCTGCCATGACCATTTGCAAAAGCGCGCCGACGCAATCGAGGACGAATGCGTGGCGGGCGCGACGAAATTGATCCGGATCTGGTCGGCCCATGGGCCTGACCATGGGCTTAGCGAAGGGAGCATAGCGTGA
- a CDS encoding TonB family protein, whose translation MRLMRAFEKSIILVAAVAVNLGLYLLVPYIQVLIQKHANAPKSAHQVVTELSFSQPPTEKLVKHEIKEIKLASLDPPQPNPARPSTPGGGLKIDLSPAGGEGLALVSGGSRTGAIGSSMDAGQGPGMAAMTYEMGQTDTDAKIVGADPSPAYPPRAAREGVTGIVDVTFVVNELGRVEQIMVVKEEPNGYGFAAAAIAQARSLQFKPATLQKMAVRQRFKRRYTFDQP comes from the coding sequence ATGCGCCTGATGCGAGCATTCGAGAAGTCGATCATCCTGGTCGCGGCGGTGGCCGTGAACCTGGGATTGTATTTGCTCGTTCCCTATATCCAGGTGCTGATCCAGAAGCATGCCAACGCGCCCAAGTCGGCCCATCAGGTGGTGACGGAACTTTCCTTCTCGCAGCCGCCTACCGAAAAACTGGTCAAGCACGAGATCAAAGAGATCAAACTGGCGTCTCTCGATCCGCCCCAGCCCAATCCGGCCCGGCCCTCCACCCCCGGCGGCGGCCTCAAGATCGATTTGAGCCCGGCCGGCGGCGAAGGACTGGCCTTGGTATCGGGCGGTAGCCGCACCGGAGCCATCGGCAGCAGCATGGATGCCGGGCAAGGGCCGGGTATGGCGGCCATGACTTATGAGATGGGCCAGACGGATACGGACGCGAAAATCGTCGGAGCCGATCCCTCGCCCGCCTATCCCCCTAGGGCCGCCCGTGAAGGCGTAACGGGCATCGTCGACGTGACTTTCGTGGTGAATGAGTTGGGGCGCGTGGAACAGATCATGGTCGTGAAGGAGGAGCCGAACGGCTACGGGTTCGCCGCCGCCGCCATCGCCCAAGCCAGGTCCCTGCAATTCAAGCCCGCTACCCTTCAGAAGATGGCGGTGCGGCAACGTTTCAAGCGGCGGTATACCTTTGATCAACCTTAA
- a CDS encoding biopolymer transporter ExbD: MIDMLFFLLVFFVLTSSFTRETGIDINKPKASSSKSLPRQPLLIGVTKEGAIHVNESPVSLKALGSVLKHYMSEDPDRAVVIVADRDASISKAVDVLDECNLANVKKVSISSLKE, translated from the coding sequence ATGATCGATATGCTGTTCTTCCTGCTGGTCTTCTTCGTCTTGACCAGCAGCTTCACCCGCGAGACCGGCATCGACATCAACAAGCCCAAGGCCAGCAGTTCCAAGTCGCTTCCGCGTCAACCCCTCTTGATCGGGGTGACCAAGGAAGGCGCCATCCACGTGAACGAGAGCCCCGTGAGCCTCAAGGCCCTGGGCAGCGTGCTGAAGCATTACATGTCCGAGGATCCGGACCGGGCGGTGGTGATCGTAGCCGATCGCGACGCCTCTATCTCGAAGGCCGTGGACGTGCTGGACGAATGCAACCTGGCCAACGTGAAGAAGGTCTCCATCTCGTCCCTGAAGGAATAG
- a CDS encoding DUF3450 family protein, giving the protein MPIRALLSVCVLCLFLIPARAQETLTSVQRELDRVDKEIEREKELHKSERKRATDFEAEKAAKLKALQEQLRATGGRIDSLKRQQERARQQKASFKAQSTQYQSRQKEFLKAFAKQTRDLAATVRKDFPYDREKRAADLEDLAAALDNGTVGVEEGLNRFFTLSQANLDFAYETEVYRGSYRSADGSDKEGSFVRLGAALLAFAGDDGKTAAWLAKADTGYVWHEADVSPEIRDNIFTAMKVAQGKVAPQLVSLPFQAPKLVEGGK; this is encoded by the coding sequence TTGCCTATCAGAGCATTGTTATCGGTTTGCGTACTGTGCTTATTCCTCATCCCGGCCCGCGCCCAGGAGACCCTGACTTCGGTCCAGCGTGAGTTGGATCGGGTGGACAAGGAAATCGAGCGCGAAAAGGAACTCCATAAATCCGAGCGTAAGCGCGCGACGGATTTCGAGGCCGAGAAGGCCGCCAAGCTGAAAGCCTTGCAGGAACAATTGCGGGCGACGGGCGGCCGCATCGATAGCCTGAAGCGCCAGCAGGAAAGGGCGCGGCAACAGAAGGCGTCATTCAAAGCCCAGTCGACGCAGTACCAGTCCCGCCAGAAGGAATTCCTGAAAGCGTTCGCCAAGCAAACCCGGGATTTGGCCGCCACGGTACGCAAGGATTTCCCCTACGATCGCGAAAAGCGCGCGGCCGATCTCGAGGATCTGGCCGCTGCCTTGGACAACGGCACGGTAGGCGTAGAGGAAGGATTGAACCGCTTCTTCACCCTTTCCCAGGCCAACCTCGACTTCGCTTACGAGACCGAAGTGTACCGGGGAAGTTACCGCTCGGCGGACGGCTCGGATAAGGAAGGCAGCTTCGTGCGCCTGGGGGCGGCCCTGCTGGCCTTCGCCGGCGACGACGGTAAGACCGCGGCCTGGCTGGCCAAGGCCGATACCGGCTACGTTTGGCACGAGGCGGACGTCTCCCCCGAGATCCGCGACAATATCTTCACCGCCATGAAGGTGGCCCAAGGCAAGGTGGCGCCGCAATTGGTGAGCCTCCCCTTCCAAGCGCCTAAGCTGGTGGAGGGCGGAAAATGA